In Camelina sativa cultivar DH55 chromosome 13, Cs, whole genome shotgun sequence, the genomic window ATATAGAGTACATATAAATGAATtagaataaaacatataaatgaataagaataagagtGTAGTCTTACTAACCTTCATGTGAATAAGAAATAGCAGACCGTTTAGCAATTCGAACCATGGCAAGCCTTCTAACAGTCTCCAACATAGCCACAAATGGTTTCTCTCTCGCCTTGTTGATTGTATTGTTGAAAGACTCCACTGAGTTGTTTTCAACATCCTCACAATAGCTGCCAATCTTGTGGAATGCCCTACACCATGTCTTTGGTTTAGTCTTCATGACATCTTCATAGACCTTGCTATCATATGCGTGAATCCTCTCCAATCTCTCTTCGTAATCTCTAGTGTTGTAGCTCCAAGCTAGATCCCAAAGCAGTTTCTTCAATTGCTTCTTGTCTGGATGAGTCTTCTTTAGGTTACCATAAATGTGCCTAACACATTTACGATGCTCAATCTTTGGTAATTCTAACTCAACAGCCTTAATCAATCCCTGAAACAAAGTTAAATTCATTAGAAACTGATCCAAATCacacaaagcataaaacataacaaaaaaaaaaaaccttttggCGATCAGAAACCATAATGTAACCATCTCCATCACCTAACTCCAAGTCTATCTTCAGCCTATTCACAAACCAGCTCCAATTATCTGTGTTCTCAACCTGAACAACACTCCATGCTATTGGATAGATAGCATTGTCTGCATCTCTTCCTAAAGCCACCAACAACTGACCCTTAATCTTTTCCTTCAAGAAGCAACCATCAACCCCAATTAGTGGCCTGCAggtttttttccatgttttcCTAAGAACATCAAAGCATACATAGAATCGCTTAAACACATCATGACCAGCGTCATTCTTCACCGTATCAATCTCTACCACAGACCCTTGATTTGCTTCCAATATCTCAGCTCCATAGTCTCGAAGACGTTCAAATTGAGTGTCATATTCACTCGCTATCCATGCCAATGCCTTTCTCCTAGCAGCTTGACATTGACCTCTCGTAGCTGATATCTTCCACTTCTCCATTATGGTCTGTTCCATCTTTAAAGGCATGTAATAATCTGGTTCTTCTCTAATCTTATCAAGAAATAACCTAGCTATGACTGGGACCTTAAACATCTCACATTCTCCATTAGGCACACAAACATGGGTGTTCGTGTACTTCGTAATCCTCCACATCGACTCATTATGAAGAGACGCAGCATAAACTTTCCATTGACATTTTCCCTTAGCACCAACACACCTAAACCCGATTCTATCTCTATCGTACCTGTATTGCTTCAGATTACAACCTGTTGCCAGTGCATAGTCAGTCACACACTCCTTAAACGCGATTCCATTGTAGAATCTCTGCCCTTTATACATTATACCATCGCCACGAACGATCGGTGTCCCCCCACGCGCGGCACCACCACGACCATTACCCTCAGACTCGTCGTCACTCTCTGGATACACGTTATGACGAATCGATTCCTCCGTTTCTGTAAAATCTGTCGCAAGCTTATCGATGTGAAATTCATCTCGATCCTCGCCTTCCTCGTCGAACTCCACTCCAATAGGTGGATTAACAACGGGGACTAACGCCATCCCAAGAGCCAAGAGCAAGAGATAACAAAACGattcgaagaaagaagaatcaatttAGGGATCTAGGGTTCGTCGATGGAAAGGGAAAAaacgatttggggatttttgggttttttaggTTAAGTGATCTAATCGGGTTGTAATCGGGTTGTAATCGGGTTGTCAATTGGTTAAtaatggtttaatttggttattttggttAATAAGAATTGTCTGTCGGTTAACTAAAACAATAAACCGTGTTAATCGACGTCGATGGGGAAATAGCTGAGAAGGTTAATTTAATTGGGGAAATAGACATAGAAGTATTAATTCGGGGGGAAATAGAAAGAGGATATAAGATGGAAGGGATTCTATTAGAAG contains:
- the LOC104738087 gene encoding uncharacterized protein LOC104738087, translated to MALVPVVNPPIGVEFDEEGEDRDEFHIDKLATDFTETEESIRHNVYPESDDESEGNGRGGAARGGTPIVRGDGIMYKGQRFYNGIAFKECVTDYALATGCNLKQYRYDRDRIGFRCVGAKGKCQWKVYAASLHNESMWRITKYTNTHVCVPNGECEMFKVPVIARLFLDKIREEPDYYMPLKMEQTIMEKWKISATRGQCQAARRKALAWIASEYDTQFERLRDYGAEILEANQGSVVEIDTVKNDAGHDVFKRFYVCFDVLRKTWKKTCRPLIGVDGCFLKEKIKGQLLVALGRDADNAIYPIAWSVVQVENTDNWSWFVNRLKIDLELGDGDGYIMVSDRQKGLIKAVELELPKIEHRKCVRHIYGNLKKTHPDKKQLKKLLWDLAWSYNTRDYEERLERIHAYDSKVYEDVMKTKPKTWCRAFHKIGSYCEDVENNSVESFNNTINKAREKPFVAMLETVRRLAMVRIAKRSAISYSHEGLCTPYVTRFLADEHKAASTCFVSPSTNGAYEVYLGYDKHRVCLNARTCTCMKFQICGIPCEHAYGLMIKKTLVAEDYVCEWFRTAKWRQNYTDGLVPQRGPRFWPSTGGENVYPPPKPDDEKIDKKRKKGVNESPTKKQPKQKKRIMHCGICGAADHNCRYHQKKKNKKNTTQVESSQGCLTQEK